From a single Pirellulales bacterium genomic region:
- a CDS encoding carotenoid oxygenase family protein, producing the protein MADTQTIQPHLSGAIAPVRSEDDFELKVVGRIPDALAGAYYRNGPNPQFDPQGNYLAIFGDGMIHGFFLEPNKDGGRAHGGRARYRNRWVRTPRWQAENKAGRQLFGYMGDPSDPSVANVDRSTANIHVVHHAGKLMALQEHSEPFELDPEGLERGAFLNTGGKRTAHPKIDPETGEMVWFAYFAGPQPFSNLVDYGVTDKTGKVTRRDRFAAPYASMIHDFMVTRNYVMFPVMPLAGDLERAMKGLPPMAWEPEKGGFIGVMKRNANVDSIRWFEIEPKFFLHSMNAWEDGKKIHCELTEFHHPPVFPNADGSPSRPTEARLTRWTIDLAGNTNRAQREPIDDLNSEMPRFDDRRAGLPYRHGWYMASVGSKDPLHSSDLIRLMHNAIVHLDLKTGQRAVRVLDPGDVAGEPVFVPRSASAPEGDGYIIALVHRAATNTGELLILNAQDIAGEPAAVLKVPRRVPPGFHGNFVPA; encoded by the coding sequence GTGGCCGATACCCAGACCATCCAGCCCCACCTTTCCGGCGCGATAGCGCCGGTGCGCAGCGAGGACGACTTCGAGCTGAAGGTCGTGGGCCGCATCCCGGACGCGCTGGCCGGCGCCTATTACCGCAACGGACCCAATCCGCAGTTCGATCCGCAGGGCAATTACCTCGCGATCTTCGGCGACGGCATGATCCACGGCTTCTTCCTCGAGCCGAACAAAGATGGAGGCCGCGCCCATGGGGGCCGTGCCCGCTATCGCAACCGCTGGGTTCGCACGCCGAGATGGCAGGCGGAGAACAAGGCGGGACGCCAACTATTCGGCTACATGGGCGACCCGAGTGATCCTTCCGTCGCCAACGTCGATCGGAGCACGGCGAACATCCACGTCGTCCACCATGCCGGCAAGCTGATGGCCCTGCAGGAGCACAGCGAGCCGTTCGAACTCGATCCGGAAGGCCTTGAGCGCGGCGCGTTTCTGAACACGGGCGGCAAGCGCACCGCGCACCCGAAGATCGACCCCGAGACCGGCGAGATGGTGTGGTTCGCCTATTTCGCTGGTCCGCAGCCGTTCAGCAACCTGGTCGACTATGGCGTCACTGACAAAACCGGAAAGGTGACTCGCCGCGACCGTTTCGCCGCACCCTATGCGTCGATGATCCACGACTTCATGGTGACGCGGAACTACGTGATGTTTCCGGTCATGCCTCTCGCCGGCGATCTCGAGCGCGCGATGAAGGGACTGCCGCCGATGGCCTGGGAGCCCGAGAAAGGGGGCTTCATCGGGGTGATGAAACGCAATGCAAATGTCGATTCGATCCGCTGGTTCGAAATCGAGCCCAAGTTCTTTCTCCACTCGATGAACGCCTGGGAGGACGGCAAGAAAATCCATTGCGAACTGACGGAATTTCACCACCCGCCGGTCTTTCCCAACGCCGACGGTTCGCCCAGCCGGCCCACCGAAGCCCGGCTAACGCGCTGGACGATCGACCTTGCCGGCAACACCAATCGGGCGCAGCGCGAGCCGATCGACGATCTCAATTCGGAGATGCCGCGCTTCGATGACCGCCGCGCCGGCTTGCCCTATCGCCACGGCTGGTATATGGCGAGCGTCGGCAGCAAGGATCCGCTTCACTCCTCGGATTTGATAAGGCTGATGCACAACGCCATCGTCCACCTCGATCTCAAAACCGGCCAGCGCGCCGTGCGAGTGCTCGACCCGGGCGACGTGGCGGGCGAGCCGGTCTTCGTGCCGCGTTCGGCCTCGGCGCCGGAAGGCGATGGCTACATTATCGCCCTGGTTCATCGCGCGGCGACGAACACCGGCGAACTCCTGATCCTCAACGCTCAAGACATCGCGGGCGAACCCGCCGCCGTGCTGAAGGTGCCCCGCCGCGTGCCGCCCGGTTTCCACGGCAACTTTGTCCCCGCTTAG
- a CDS encoding GyrI-like domain-containing protein, giving the protein MEYNIRLEQLISRPLAVVRRRAGLWELSKVVPEACGTVWNILRAQKITGAGRHVAVYLDDKINLEVGVELDSPFAGCGEVVASATPPGTVATTPHYGPCGMLHEAHEAIRLWCGKNGHTLAGPNWEIYGH; this is encoded by the coding sequence ATGGAATACAACATCCGACTCGAACAACTCATCAGTCGTCCGCTGGCGGTTGTGCGCCGTCGCGCGGGATTATGGGAACTCTCCAAGGTCGTTCCCGAGGCCTGTGGAACCGTGTGGAATATCCTCCGCGCGCAAAAGATCACAGGGGCTGGTCGGCATGTCGCGGTCTACTTGGACGATAAGATCAACCTTGAAGTGGGCGTTGAGTTAGATTCCCCGTTCGCCGGATGCGGCGAGGTTGTCGCCTCAGCCACGCCGCCCGGCACCGTTGCCACAACGCCCCATTACGGGCCTTGCGGCATGCTCCACGAAGCGCATGAGGCGATTCGTCTGTGGTGCGGGAAAAATGGGCATACGTTGGCCGGCCCCAATTGGGAGATTTACGGACACTAG